One region of Mesobacillus boroniphilus genomic DNA includes:
- a CDS encoding MFS transporter, with protein sequence MFKTFTFEKSYRKLFLAGIINGIGDRFSQVALLALILQMTGSGLSVGITMALRMIPFLFFSTLSSSIARKFGRKRIMIFTDLSRAVIALSFLTVNSPAEMWIVYAASFLLASGEAIYSPIRKSSIPAIVSSKSLKEINGWEQVLMGFVLVIGALSGGIVSYFLGAKAAFLLNIVSFLVAGWILSTLPSLDGKNENELISKPNHEKYSELLPVIAASSFLFMLMMFELIIPLINGIENVLLSVYAVETFEKADLGVGIFYSVLGLGLIISPLLTKMIKKRFLLFSFICIIGEGLFLTTISQTKAFWLAAVLFGMTAVFSGIGNTLLDTIAMETIPSKWHGMYFGLTSMLSNTFIGVSMFFTGIALEWLNPRLVGMFGGIMYIAAGTFFLLWSLKYSVDQEKAKLMKKAV encoded by the coding sequence ATGTTCAAAACATTCACCTTTGAAAAATCCTACCGCAAACTATTCCTCGCTGGGATCATCAATGGAATTGGTGACCGGTTCAGCCAGGTTGCACTGCTGGCTTTAATACTGCAAATGACTGGTTCTGGCCTGTCAGTCGGAATTACAATGGCTCTCAGGATGATTCCATTTTTATTCTTTAGCACTTTGAGTAGCTCCATTGCAAGGAAGTTCGGAAGAAAAAGAATTATGATCTTTACGGACTTATCAAGAGCGGTTATAGCCTTGTCTTTTCTTACCGTCAACTCTCCGGCTGAAATGTGGATTGTTTATGCCGCATCCTTCCTGCTGGCCTCAGGAGAAGCTATCTACTCACCGATTAGGAAGTCCAGCATCCCAGCCATAGTTTCCTCAAAATCACTAAAAGAAATTAACGGTTGGGAACAGGTTTTAATGGGATTTGTTTTAGTTATAGGAGCGTTAAGTGGTGGGATTGTCTCATACTTTCTAGGGGCAAAAGCAGCATTTCTACTTAATATAGTCTCCTTTCTTGTCGCAGGCTGGATTTTATCGACCTTGCCTTCACTTGATGGCAAGAATGAAAATGAATTAATCAGTAAACCAAATCATGAAAAGTACAGTGAATTACTGCCTGTTATTGCGGCTTCATCCTTCCTGTTTATGTTGATGATGTTTGAGCTTATCATCCCGTTGATTAATGGGATTGAGAATGTTTTATTAAGCGTGTATGCCGTAGAAACGTTTGAAAAAGCTGACTTGGGAGTGGGCATCTTTTACAGTGTTCTTGGTCTGGGCTTAATTATCAGTCCATTATTAACGAAGATGATAAAAAAGAGGTTTTTATTATTTTCGTTCATATGCATCATAGGCGAAGGGTTGTTTTTAACGACGATAAGCCAGACCAAAGCTTTCTGGTTGGCCGCTGTTCTATTTGGCATGACTGCAGTATTCAGCGGGATCGGCAACACACTTCTTGACACGATAGCAATGGAGACAATTCCTTCAAAATGGCATGGAATGTACTTTGGCCTTACAAGCATGTTATCGAATACTTTCATCGGTGTCTCAATGTTCTTTACCGGCATAGCCCTGGAATGGCTTAATCCAAGATTGGTGGGCATGTTTGGCGGAATCATGTATATAGCTGCCGGAACCTTTTTCTTACTATGGTCCCTAAAATATAGTGTTGATCAAGAAAAAGCTAAATTAATGAAAAAAGCAGTGTAA
- a CDS encoding 3-ketoacyl-ACP reductase, with amino-acid sequence MQSLKGKTALITGAGRGIGRAAAIALAKEGVNIGMIGLTLANLEKVTTELEEYGVNVSGAVADVSDMESVQHAVEHVTEELGPIDILINNAGIAKFGGFLDLEPQEWEKIIQVNLMGTYNVTRAVLPGMIERKTGDIINVASTAGQKGAPVTSAYSASKFGVLGLTESLMLEVRKYNIRVSALTPSTVATDLAIESNLTDGNPEKVMQPEDLAELMVAQLKLNRRVFIKTAGMWSTNP; translated from the coding sequence ATGCAATCTTTAAAAGGGAAAACAGCGCTGATAACGGGTGCTGGCAGAGGTATCGGCCGGGCTGCTGCAATTGCTCTGGCGAAAGAAGGCGTTAATATTGGCATGATTGGGCTAACACTTGCCAATCTGGAGAAGGTTACAACTGAACTTGAGGAATATGGGGTAAATGTTTCAGGAGCTGTAGCGGATGTATCTGATATGGAATCTGTACAGCATGCTGTCGAGCATGTAACAGAAGAACTCGGTCCTATAGATATCCTGATTAACAATGCAGGAATCGCTAAATTTGGCGGCTTTCTTGATTTGGAGCCACAAGAATGGGAAAAAATTATCCAGGTCAATTTGATGGGCACATATAATGTGACTCGTGCTGTCTTGCCAGGAATGATAGAGCGAAAAACAGGTGACATCATCAATGTTGCTTCCACAGCTGGGCAAAAGGGAGCGCCGGTAACAAGTGCATATAGCGCATCAAAATTCGGAGTGCTCGGGTTGACTGAATCGTTAATGCTTGAAGTTCGAAAGTATAACATTCGGGTCAGCGCACTTACACCAAGTACAGTAGCTACTGACCTTGCCATTGAGTCGAACTTAACAGATGGCAATCCGGAAAAAGTCATGCAGCCAGAAGATCTTGCTGAGTTAATGGTAGCGCAGCTAAAATTGAACCGCCGTGTTTTCATCAAAACAGCTGGAATGTGGTCTACAAATCCATAA
- a CDS encoding carbon-nitrogen hydrolase family protein codes for MKMRVSAVQYHLHTIRSFEEFAQQCEHYVKTAQEYGSEFVLFPEFFTTQLLSIGSEQGTRLTINELPGFTEQYRNLFQNFALKTGMHIIGGTHVVAREGKLYNVAHMFYPDGRIVEQAKLHITPTEVNEWNMSAGEDFRVFDTKKGRIALLTCYDIEFPEIVRMAKAKGADVIFVPSCTDDRHGFHRVRYTSHARAIENQIYVVLTGTVGALPTVDFMRANFGQAAVITPNDIPFPPKGLQVEGELNNDMIVTADLDLELLYEVRERGSVTTWRDRRTDLYPDWEQAEKI; via the coding sequence ATGAAAATGAGAGTTTCCGCAGTCCAATACCATCTTCACACGATCAGGTCGTTCGAAGAGTTTGCTCAGCAATGTGAGCATTATGTAAAAACAGCACAGGAGTATGGTTCAGAGTTCGTTTTATTTCCTGAGTTCTTTACTACTCAATTATTATCAATCGGCAGTGAGCAGGGTACGAGGCTGACCATCAATGAGCTCCCCGGTTTTACCGAACAATATCGAAACCTTTTCCAGAATTTCGCATTGAAAACAGGTATGCACATCATTGGCGGAACACATGTCGTTGCTCGGGAAGGCAAGCTCTATAATGTCGCGCACATGTTTTACCCTGATGGAAGGATTGTCGAGCAGGCAAAACTTCATATCACACCTACTGAGGTAAATGAATGGAATATGAGTGCTGGGGAAGATTTCAGGGTATTTGATACAAAAAAGGGACGAATAGCTCTACTGACTTGCTATGATATTGAGTTTCCTGAAATCGTAAGGATGGCTAAAGCAAAAGGTGCAGATGTTATTTTCGTTCCATCTTGTACAGATGACCGTCACGGTTTCCACCGTGTACGATACACAAGTCATGCACGAGCTATAGAAAACCAGATTTATGTGGTTTTGACAGGAACAGTAGGAGCACTGCCGACTGTTGATTTCATGCGAGCTAACTTTGGTCAGGCGGCAGTCATAACGCCGAATGATATACCATTTCCTCCTAAAGGACTTCAAGTTGAAGGTGAGCTTAATAATGATATGATTGTCACAGCAGACCTTGATTTGGAGCTATTGTACGAAGTACGCGAACGAGGTTCTGTCACTACATGGCGTGACCGCCGGACGGACCTTTATCCAGACTGGGAACAAGCAGAAAAAATTTAA
- a CDS encoding GNAT family N-acetyltransferase, with the protein MEYIRVNSIDDPLFAKLHNLMKEVFPPEEVLEFDLWKGPLEDPGIRVFVAVHENEVVGVTEYRYYPDWNIAMTDFTIVGKPGLSLGRFLANKRMEDLQKLAGEQGVELFGMFAEIYDPYRKIDHDFGNVKTMDPFVRREVLSHLGYKRLDMEYVHPSWENDGESVEGLDLCFMPTDENTHELPAALITDFLTTYYSVLEQKPEKWNKMVDQLNNKKNVALLPI; encoded by the coding sequence ATGGAATACATCCGCGTTAACAGTATTGATGATCCACTCTTTGCAAAGCTCCATAATTTAATGAAGGAAGTTTTCCCTCCGGAGGAAGTATTGGAGTTTGATTTATGGAAAGGACCACTCGAAGATCCAGGCATTAGGGTTTTTGTTGCTGTACATGAGAATGAAGTGGTCGGAGTGACCGAATACCGCTATTATCCTGACTGGAATATAGCGATGACTGACTTTACCATTGTCGGAAAACCTGGACTAAGTCTTGGGAGATTCCTTGCAAATAAAAGAATGGAAGACCTGCAGAAACTCGCTGGTGAACAAGGGGTAGAATTGTTTGGGATGTTCGCAGAAATTTATGATCCGTACCGTAAGATAGATCATGATTTTGGCAATGTAAAAACGATGGACCCGTTTGTAAGGCGCGAAGTATTATCTCACCTTGGGTATAAGCGTCTGGATATGGAATACGTACATCCATCATGGGAAAATGACGGAGAATCAGTAGAGGGACTTGATTTATGCTTTATGCCGACTGATGAGAATACGCATGAACTACCTGCAGCGTTAATTACTGATTTCCTAACCACTTATTATTCCGTTCTCGAACAGAAACCAGAGAAGTGGAATAAGATGGTGGATCAGCTGAATAATAAAAAAAATGTGGCATTGTTGCCAATATAA